Genomic window (Capsicum annuum cultivar UCD-10X-F1 chromosome 10, UCD10Xv1.1, whole genome shotgun sequence):
ATTAGATGATAGCCCTGCAAACTTTTGAGATTCGGAGCCGGTAGGAGTTGAAGAGAGGCCTTTCCGTTCGGTTCAAATTCAGATGGTGAAGTCCGCGCTCGTATGGAATGGTCCAAAGAAGCGCATCAACCTGCCAAGGGACAATGAGACGAGGCACTCGTTTTGTAGGATCATGCAGTAGGAACCAAAATGGACTAATAGTTGAGAACAATTTGTCTTGAAAGCAGACATTTATTTCTTGATGGTGTTTATAAAATTCTAATGTTATCTAAAACAACAGAGAACGTACCCAGTGTAGTCCgataagtggggtctggggagggtagagtgtacgacTTATGTATTTCTCACGTGGCATTATTCAGCAACTAGAACAAGACTATGATCCAGTCCTGCAACAGCTTGAATGACTTCAGTGCCTTCTAAATATTCAACCAACATCGGCTCCGCTTCATCAGCTGAGCTGCCTAATCCAAGCCTCCCGTTCCTCCCGGAGCCCCAAGACCAAACCTCTTTCTTTGCTGTGAGAGCAAGGGAATGTGCCCGTCCTGCCGATACAGAAACAGGTGTCTTGTCAGCCAGCCCTTCAACAACGTTAGGAATGTTGGCTGGACCTTCCCTTCCAAGTTGAGAACTTTGGTTCCATCCCCATGATACGACACTTGTTGCATCTCCGGTTGGTTCTGATGAGGGATCGTTGCAAACTGCTAAAGAATGACCTAAACCCGAAGCTATAGAGAGAGGATGGAGCTCTATGTCAACGGGTTGCATTCCCAAGTCTTTGTTCGCTCTTCCTAACTGGCCATACACATTGCTTCCGCCACTAAACAGTGTTCCATCACCTAAAATAAGAAGATAGAAACGACCATCAACGTGCATTCATGCACATTACAAGTACTTACACATTAGTAAATGTGACTTACGGCAAAGGACAAGAGAGTGATCAAGTCCGCAAGCTACATCTGCAACTTTTAACTCGTCTAACTCCTCGATTGACCCGGGCTCCCATATTATAGGCATATCCTTTTCCTTCTCGATAGCTTCCATGACAGACTTCTCAGCAGCTTCAATTGCTGAAAATTCTTCTCTTGATCTTAGTTTAGTACTATTTGATTCCAGTGGAGATATCTCTAACTCTCTTCCTATCTTGCCGATTCTACCATCTGCATAGTATCCCCAGCCAAACAAACTCCCATTCTTACCTAGCGCAAGAGCATGTCCCCAACCTAATGAGACCTGCCATTTGCCAACACCAAATGAATTGACAACTAAActcagaaaaaaaataaaaaatctaaacaGTTCGACACTATTCACATTGTAGCACATCATATCATTATGTGTTCTCGGCTAAATTTCTTCTACCTATTTCTCTGACAAGTAAAACTTATTCTACCTTAAGCATCACTGGATAACCACCTTAACAATCTCTTCTCCAGGAAGTGTTTCAATTTTGGAAGGTAATGCAGCGTGGGTGATTCCTTTGCCAAGACCAAGTTGTCCACGCTTAGAACTTCCCCAAACCCACAGAGATCCATCATCTCCTACGGCGGCAGAAATGACACCTGATGCAAATGCGGCTTGAACTCTCACTTTATTTAGTCCTTCTACTCTTTTTGGTTCATTCCATGCTTCTCTGAACAAGCTCGACAAAAAGGATTTCCATGTTAGTAATACAAACACTATAACCCCCACCCACCTCTAAGTAACAGAAGAAAAACAAGACGGTGAAAACAGGAAGGAGGAggaaacacttgaaattcattgGAAAACAGAAGtatgcaataaaagaaaaggcCACTTCATCTGGATACCCAGCATATGAGAAGAAATGTTAGTTTCCTACCATAACAGAGTCGACAACTAATTCTAGGACCTTTCTAATTCACTGATACGAAAAGAGCCTAGacgaacaaataaagaaaagccAGGATGTCACAATaactctacaacaacaacaaaaacaacatacccaatatattcccaccaagtggggtctggtgagggtaagtgtacgcagtccataccactacctaagaggtgagatagagaggttgtttccgatagaccccaggctcaaaataaagcaatctaGAAAAAGGAATAGTAAAAGGACAAGATACAATAGACATTATCAcaaccaataataccataaacaagaCTCACCCAAGTAATAAAACAAACGATACAACATTCGGAAATAATACTAGCACTATAGCTAATTAACATGGATAACAAAATCCTCCTACCTACTAGCACTGATACACTCGTCCCTACTATCTTTCTACCTAAATCCGCCTCCCCCAATAACTCTAGCATAACTAAATCGAAAAGAACTGCGAAAGATATTGAGGCGAAAGATATTGAGAAAAATAGCTCTTTTTCGCA
Coding sequences:
- the LOC107845487 gene encoding ultraviolet-B receptor UVR8 encodes the protein MLRLLHRVKIPAGCRRCMSTKTTVMGFGDGSHGALGLPGSIIGMGSDAYEPTPIPGLPPDVVSIAAGHFHSLAVTSEGDVWSWGRNKEGQLGRHPLSLREAWNEPKRVEGLNKVRVQAAFASGVISAAVGDDGSLWVWGSSKRGQLGLGKGITHAALPSKIETLPGEEIVKVSLGWGHALALGKNGSLFGWGYYADGRIGKIGRELEISPLESNSTKLRSREEFSAIEAAEKSVMEAIEKEKDMPIIWEPGSIEELDELKVADVACGLDHSLVLCRDGTLFSGGSNVYGQLGRANKDLGMQPVDIELHPLSIASGLGHSLAVCNDPSSEPTGDATSVVSWGWNQSSQLGREGPANIPNVVEGLADKTPVSVSAGRAHSLALTAKKEVWSWGSGRNGRLGLGSSADEAEPMLVEYLEGTEVIQAVAGLDHSLVLVAE